A single region of the Caldisericia bacterium genome encodes:
- a CDS encoding biotin transporter BioY, whose product MKLRNLVFSSLFSILIVIGSYISIPLPFTPVPLTLQLFFVLLSGVILGPYFGFLSVLMYEILGIIGFPVFAGGQAGLSALLGPTGGYLLGFLIAPLLIGYMFKRNEKLLIPSIFFAIFAIHTFGVIYLSFNLSIPLLKAFYIGSLPFIPVDLVKGILAYMSSLLLLKNKEFRRLLFFE is encoded by the coding sequence ATGAAGTTAAGGAATCTTGTTTTCTCCTCGCTTTTCTCTATCCTTATAGTGATTGGCTCTTATATCTCCATCCCTCTACCATTTACTCCAGTTCCACTAACCCTTCAGTTGTTCTTCGTTCTTCTGTCAGGAGTTATATTAGGACCATACTTTGGTTTTCTCTCTGTTCTAATGTATGAAATTTTAGGGATTATTGGTTTTCCTGTATTTGCAGGAGGGCAGGCTGGCTTATCTGCCCTCCTTGGCCCAACAGGTGGCTATTTACTCGGATTTCTAATTGCCCCACTTCTTATAGGATACATGTTCAAGAGAAACGAAAAATTACTTATTCCATCTATATTTTTTGCGATTTTTGCAATTCACACCTTTGGTGTAATATACCTCTCTTTTAATCTTTCTATTCCTCTACTAAAAGCTTTTTACATAGGCTCACTACCATTTATTCCTGTGGATTTAGTTAAAGGAATCCTTGCATACATGTCTTCTTTACTACTACTTAAGAATAAGGAATTTAGAAGATTGTTATTTTTTGAGTAA
- a CDS encoding 2-hydroxyglutaryl-CoA dehydratase produces the protein MKKLSIGIDVGSVSTDIAVLDIDENLITSRYLRTQGNPILAIKKGLSSIEEELKERFKEFEIFSVGTTGSARYLAGVVVGADVIKNEISAHAIATIKEIPDVGTIFEIGGQDSKIIIVRDGIVVDFAMNTVCAAGTGSFLDHQAERLGVDIKEFGRLALLSKNPVRIAGRCTVFAESDMIHKAQMGAKREDIIRGLCESLVRNYLNNVARGKELHPKFVFQGGVSENIGIVKAFEDALHDKIIVPKHNKIMGAIGAAMFSKEFVMHKGTKTKFKGFKISKKTYDTKVFYCDKCPNNCEVYEIIEENKIIAIWGDICGRYSGKLALSGGKLDRDKIEPSPKNLLLKK, from the coding sequence ATGAAAAAGCTGAGTATAGGTATAGATGTTGGCTCTGTTTCTACTGATATTGCAGTTCTTGACATTGATGAGAATTTAATTACTTCAAGGTATTTAAGAACGCAAGGGAATCCTATTCTTGCGATAAAAAAGGGACTTTCAAGTATAGAAGAGGAACTCAAGGAAAGATTTAAGGAGTTTGAGATTTTTTCGGTAGGGACTACAGGGAGTGCAAGATATCTTGCAGGTGTTGTTGTTGGAGCAGATGTAATAAAAAATGAAATTTCAGCGCATGCAATTGCAACTATAAAAGAGATCCCAGATGTTGGAACAATTTTTGAGATTGGAGGACAAGATTCAAAGATAATAATAGTAAGAGATGGTATTGTTGTTGATTTTGCTATGAATACAGTATGTGCAGCTGGGACAGGATCTTTCCTTGATCACCAGGCAGAGAGACTCGGAGTGGATATTAAAGAGTTTGGAAGACTCGCACTCCTTTCAAAAAACCCAGTAAGAATTGCAGGAAGATGCACTGTTTTTGCTGAATCTGATATGATTCACAAAGCTCAGATGGGGGCGAAGAGAGAAGACATAATAAGAGGTCTATGTGAAAGTTTAGTAAGAAATTATTTAAACAACGTTGCAAGAGGAAAGGAACTTCATCCGAAATTTGTATTTCAGGGTGGTGTATCGGAAAATATAGGTATTGTAAAAGCATTTGAGGATGCACTTCATGATAAGATTATAGTTCCAAAACATAACAAGATAATGGGAGCAATTGGAGCAGCAATGTTTTCAAAAGAGTTTGTCATGCATAAGGGGACAAAAACAAAATTTAAGGGATTTAAAATTTCCAAGAAAACTTATGATACAAAGGTTTTCTACTGTGACAAATGTCCAAACAACTGTGAGGTATATGAAATCATTGAAGAAAATAAAATTATTGCCATTTGGGGAGATATATGTGGCAGATATAGTGGTAAATTAGCTCTCTCAGGCGGAAAGTTAGATAGAGATAAAATTGAACCTTCGCCAAAAAACCTTTTACTCAAAAAATAA